The genomic DNA ACTTGCTGCCGTTAATGCTAACACTGCTGCTACTAATGCACTTCGTAATGCTATTGCGCGCGCTTACACTAATCGTGATACGGCTACACTTGATTTTGAGCTTGCTAAAACTACCCTTGATGTTCATCTTTCTAGGATCGCCTCCTTCAACTCTTCCACCTCATCTGCATAAGCCACAAAAAGCTTTCCGCTGCCATGCGTAAGCCCATTTTAGACTTGCCCCGTGCCCTATTTACAAAGGTAATTGGTAATTCCACCAGCTTGGCACCATACTGATGTGCTAAGAATTTTATTTCTACCTGAAAACTGTAGCCTACAGCAGCTATAGACCTCTTTTGAGATGCAATTGCTAATGGCAATTTTGGTGTCGAAAGAGGTCTATGTAATATATCTTCTAGTATGGCCCGCCGATAACAAACAAAACCAGCCGTAACATCTTTAATAGGCATAGCTGTAATAAACCGTGCAAGCCAATTGGCTAGGGAGGATAATAAGATTCTAGAAAGGGGCCAATTGACCACACGCCCACCTGGAATGTAACGGGAGCCAATGACTATATCAACTGTAGGTGTAGCGCACATGGCCAAAAGTCGAGGCAAATCAGTAGGTGCATGGGAAAAATCAGCATCCATGCTGCAAATATAATCGTAACCATAAGCCAATGCCCAACCAAAACCTGCTAAATAGGCTCGACCCAACCCCTCTTTTTGAGGCCTGCTTAAAAGATGTAGTTGCTGGGGATAAGATTGCTGTAGCCTAATGACTACATCAGCTGTACCATCAGGAGAGTGATCATCTACTACTAAAACAGCTACGCCTATTTTTAATGCAAAAATAGCGGTCAATAAAGGCTCAATATTGTCCCGCTCATTATAAGTAGGTATCACCACAATTGCACGAGAAAAGGCTGACATTGATTTGATCTATTTAATTTGAGTCAAAAAATAATCATGCAATAGCTTGGCTTTGGATGGCCCAATTACTGTAGTTAATGTTGCTAAAGAACTAGACTGGATCGTCTTATAACTACCAAGCTGCTGTAATAATTTATCTAACGTTTTAGCGCCAATACCGGGAATAGCCAGCGATTGGAATGTACTTTTGCTACGTTGGTTTCTATGAAAGGTAATGGCAAAACGATGGGCTTCGTTGCGCAACTGTTGGAGTAGCCTAAGGGAGGAAGATTGTTTATTCAAATACAAAGGAAAAGGATCATGGGGAAAATAAAGTTCTTCTAATCGTTTGGCAATACTGATAATGGCTACTTTTCCATAGATACCCAATTCCTGTAATGCCTGTATGGCAGCATTGAGTTGTCCTTTCCCACCATCTATTACAATTAAATCAGGTAGTGTTGCTTGTTGGCTATACCGCCGCTTGATGACTTCATGCATAGAGGCGCAGTCATTAGAGCCTACTACGGTTTTAATATGATAGTGGCGGTAGTCTTTTTTAGAAGGTTTGCCATCTTTAAAGCAAACCATAGCTGCTACAGGATGGTCTCCTTGAATATTGGAGTTATCAAAACATTCTATCCAATCAGGTGGGGCTTTTAACTTCAAATCATGCTGTAAGGTTACAAGGGTTAAGTTAGGTTTTGCTTGAAAATTAGATTTTTGATGTAAAAAATCTTTTTTGCATAATAAAGCATTTTGTAGCGCCAATGCTACCAATTTCCGCTTATCACCAATCTTAGGCATGGTTATGGAAAATGGACCTATTGCTAGGTTCAATGGCAAGTTAACCAGAACCTCTGGCGCACTACTACCACTGCAAAAACGGAGTGCACAAACTACCAAAGGGACTAAATCAGCTGCTTCTTCTTCCAATTTCTTGGTTACCACACGGTGTTGGGTAAAAGAAACAGCCCCCTGCTTAATATGCAAATAGCCTACAAAGAGATGGTTTTGATCTGAAATAATAGCTACTACATCTAGGTCGCCAACGAGTGGATTGATCACTAAAGACTTGGCTTGGTATTGATCCAATAGGATGAGTTTTTCCTTAAAGCGTTGCGCTTGTTTATAATCCAGTTGTTTAGAAGCTGCTAACATTTGCTCTTTGAATGCCTTTTTTACAGAAGCAAAATTATTTTTAAGCAAGTCCTCTATCTGTTCTATCTCTCGTTGATAGTCTATTGCATCTTGAAAAGCCTGGCAAGGCCCTTTACAATGGCCCAAATGGTAGTCCAAACAAACTTTAAACTTCTTTTTGGTAATATTTTCTACGGAAAGGTTATAGTTGCAGGTACGGAAGGTGAATAACTTTTTAACCACCTCTAAGGTTTGTTTAATAGCGT from Cardinium endosymbiont of Philonthus spinipes includes the following:
- the uvrC gene encoding excinuclease ABC subunit UvrC, producing METPRYTPSDIQHLPTLPGIYLFYNHKEEVIYVGKAKNIKKRVSDYFTAGKVHNLKTARMVTHVVSIAYTAVHSEYEALLLENNLIKALQPRYNILLKDGKTYPYLCITNDRFPKVIITRKTVPPLGKYYGPFTSSYAIKQTLEVVKKLFTFRTCNYNLSVENITKKKFKVCLDYHLGHCKGPCQAFQDAIDYQREIEQIEDLLKNNFASVKKAFKEQMLAASKQLDYKQAQRFKEKLILLDQYQAKSLVINPLVGDLDVVAIISDQNHLFVGYLHIKQGAVSFTQHRVVTKKLEEEAADLVPLVVCALRFCSGSSAPEVLVNLPLNLAIGPFSITMPKIGDKRKLVALALQNALLCKKDFLHQKSNFQAKPNLTLVTLQHDLKLKAPPDWIECFDNSNIQGDHPVAAMVCFKDGKPSKKDYRHYHIKTVVGSNDCASMHEVIKRRYSQQATLPDLIVIDGGKGQLNAAIQALQELGIYGKVAIISIAKRLEELYFPHDPFPLYLNKQSSSLRLLQQLRNEAHRFAITFHRNQRSKSTFQSLAIPGIGAKTLDKLLQQLGSYKTIQSSSLATLTTVIGPSKAKLLHDYFLTQIK
- a CDS encoding polyprenol monophosphomannose synthase, yielding MSAFSRAIVVIPTYNERDNIEPLLTAIFALKIGVAVLVVDDHSPDGTADVVIRLQQSYPQQLHLLSRPQKEGLGRAYLAGFGWALAYGYDYICSMDADFSHAPTDLPRLLAMCATPTVDIVIGSRYIPGGRVVNWPLSRILLSSLANWLARFITAMPIKDVTAGFVCYRRAILEDILHRPLSTPKLPLAIASQKRSIAAVGYSFQVEIKFLAHQYGAKLVELPITFVNRARGKSKMGLRMAAESFLWLMQMRWKS